In Leptospira sp. WS58.C1, a single genomic region encodes these proteins:
- a CDS encoding PP2C family protein-serine/threonine phosphatase: MRNILIVFLSVILFSLILFSGLLNSYSKEARLPFYFYPNGKIAVSSGSHTDLVGMRIDLIEYEIVRKLGKDYGLSGHSFHFFAKEGSMVKSLSLDMRSSFEVLKDFLPDIFLSLLYFLVAIWFFFYTRDLYIFLLFGSLSSLFLFNFFLLAFHDFLFPFFFFLYFTGFLILDVSFRLRGKEIPSRWFAPQVIFSLVAGFVGLSQKENPDLFQFLSVNGIYFNVFSSGICILQLVFHTFRNKGNFQEVSKKLSIVLAFFLITIVPFLMAELGATKSFFMIRPYLIVALILFPVLIIFGTYTYSLVPVQIAFSSSLTSIYSILILTFGYLFGLEFFVRWNPGFLGKHQREWNLFYVVVSAYFLGSLNNKLYKWIDYWSFRNNPKLHTALEELSVMIGAPISMRATINNLIRRLVDALEVKKLQILIPADKFSGTDLRNINFIRIPYGSEIWTYFENHTEVTITSHLAYGLGIRESVFKFLNQMEVQLAYPLFNFEKGKEVIAVFLVGEKINRKNFTLGELRFLKECTRLASLLIRNYSLLVDEVEKKRIVRDLNMAAVLDKTLHLPELETIKSVELGYFTLPAVGISGDYLDILKLSPKKQLLFLGDVSGHGLGSGYLVSAVRGIIRRQLGNSSSLPDIFRAINLFLIERYRGSEFMTSIAGIYNASDGAFSFVNAGHTPPICIRKNGKIELRNETQRVLGVLPTDYRILTIHLNPGDKLVLFTDGVTETFDDNEEIFGEENLLRILSLNHDKDAQSLADLIKKTLEEFRNYKEPSDDISFVCLEVSE; this comes from the coding sequence GTGAGAAATATTCTAATCGTATTTCTTTCCGTGATCCTATTCAGCTTGATCCTGTTTTCAGGATTATTGAACTCGTATTCAAAAGAAGCAAGACTTCCTTTTTATTTTTATCCGAACGGAAAGATCGCGGTTTCGAGTGGATCTCATACGGATCTAGTCGGGATGAGAATAGACCTGATCGAATACGAGATCGTTCGAAAACTCGGAAAGGATTACGGATTATCCGGACACTCGTTCCATTTTTTTGCGAAAGAAGGAAGTATGGTCAAAAGCCTTTCCTTAGATATGAGGTCCTCCTTCGAAGTGCTGAAGGACTTTTTACCCGATATATTTTTATCTTTATTATACTTTTTAGTGGCGATCTGGTTTTTCTTTTATACCAGAGACTTATATATTTTCTTGTTATTCGGATCCCTATCCTCCTTATTCTTATTTAACTTTTTCTTATTAGCGTTCCATGATTTTCTTTTTCCGTTCTTTTTCTTCTTATACTTTACCGGATTTTTGATCTTAGATGTTTCCTTTAGATTAAGAGGAAAAGAGATCCCTTCCAGATGGTTCGCTCCCCAAGTAATTTTTTCCTTGGTCGCAGGATTTGTCGGACTCTCCCAAAAGGAAAATCCGGATCTGTTCCAATTCTTGTCCGTGAACGGAATTTACTTCAACGTATTTTCCTCTGGAATTTGTATCTTGCAGTTGGTATTCCATACTTTTAGGAATAAAGGGAACTTTCAGGAAGTTTCCAAAAAATTAAGCATAGTACTAGCATTTTTCTTAATTACGATCGTTCCTTTTTTAATGGCCGAGTTAGGAGCCACAAAAAGTTTTTTCATGATCCGTCCGTATCTGATAGTGGCTCTGATATTATTCCCCGTTCTGATCATATTCGGGACTTACACATATTCATTGGTTCCGGTACAGATTGCGTTCAGTTCATCCTTAACTTCTATCTATTCCATCTTGATCTTAACCTTCGGATATTTGTTCGGTCTGGAGTTTTTTGTAAGATGGAACCCGGGATTTTTAGGAAAGCATCAAAGAGAATGGAATTTGTTCTACGTAGTTGTATCCGCTTACTTTTTAGGTTCACTGAACAACAAATTGTATAAGTGGATAGATTATTGGAGTTTTAGGAATAATCCAAAACTTCATACCGCATTGGAAGAATTATCCGTAATGATCGGTGCTCCAATTTCTATGAGAGCCACCATCAATAATCTAATTCGCAGGCTTGTAGACGCGTTAGAGGTAAAAAAACTCCAAATACTCATCCCAGCGGATAAATTTTCCGGAACCGATCTAAGAAATATCAACTTCATTCGAATTCCCTATGGATCCGAAATTTGGACGTATTTCGAAAATCATACCGAAGTTACCATTACTTCTCACCTTGCTTATGGATTAGGTATAAGGGAATCCGTTTTCAAATTTTTAAACCAGATGGAAGTCCAATTAGCCTATCCTTTATTCAATTTTGAAAAAGGGAAAGAGGTTATCGCAGTATTTTTGGTTGGAGAGAAGATCAATCGTAAGAATTTCACTCTGGGAGAACTAAGATTCTTAAAAGAATGTACAAGATTAGCATCCTTACTCATCCGAAACTATTCACTACTTGTGGATGAAGTGGAGAAGAAAAGGATCGTTCGCGACCTGAATATGGCGGCAGTCTTGGATAAAACTCTTCATTTACCGGAGTTAGAAACGATAAAATCGGTCGAATTGGGCTATTTTACGCTTCCTGCAGTCGGAATTTCAGGTGATTACCTAGATATTCTCAAACTTTCTCCTAAAAAGCAGTTATTGTTCTTAGGAGATGTTTCAGGACATGGACTTGGGTCAGGTTATCTAGTTTCTGCAGTAAGAGGAATTATTCGCCGTCAATTGGGCAATTCTTCCTCTCTTCCGGATATTTTTAGAGCGATTAACTTGTTCTTGATAGAGAGATATAGAGGAAGTGAATTCATGACTTCTATCGCAGGGATATATAACGCTAGCGATGGAGCATTCTCTTTCGTGAATGCAGGTCATACTCCACCGATTTGTATTCGAAAGAATGGAAAAATCGAACTTAGAAACGAAACTCAAAGAGTATTAGGTGTTCTACCAACCGATTATAGAATCTTAACTATTCATTTGAATCCCGGAGATAAATTAGTTTTGTTCACCGACGGAGTGACGGAAACGTTTGATGATAACGAAGAAATCTTCGGAGAAGAGAATCTTTTAAGAATATTATCCTTAAATCACGATAAAGACGCCCAATCATTAGCTGACCTTATCAAAAAAACGCTAGAAGAGTTTAGAAATTATAAAGAACCTAGCGATGATATCTCTTTTGTTTGTCTAGAAGTTTCCGAATAA
- a CDS encoding suppressor of fused domain protein, whose translation MNQTAEPNILYQEANPYGSLTAFLEDDGRTVYLYLQAEESPDFAIKSVWVCNRIDAPKTRTDADLRSGLAPFLTEEEVTDPKGQPEFDPKEIHFIWSEEGNGVSLFYKEELIAYLPPWSGIKGFHGYSKFAKADTITAYPLGNTEFGVIPDRINQDRSFWEYRSTKGIWKNIQESRLAYLEYVFGKHDKYWSADGGKYPQLGIVRFAPKNMPGVYVYSTIGMSAQNLPSVELYRKDYENYARVELICAVKVSDEDRSESWVPHQIGEIIRYPWVMSKWFGHGHSIAMSRRDPEALYLSFSSLVIREIGKEEGFPELTDLKSERGNPIKFLALIPVSEEERVFIEEKGAEEFFSLLDSTQSKWIHNPERQSTI comes from the coding sequence ATGAACCAAACTGCTGAACCTAATATTTTATACCAAGAAGCAAATCCTTACGGATCCTTGACCGCGTTTTTGGAAGACGACGGAAGGACCGTTTATCTGTATTTACAAGCGGAAGAAAGTCCGGACTTTGCGATCAAATCCGTTTGGGTATGCAATCGTATAGATGCACCTAAAACAAGGACAGATGCCGATCTAAGATCAGGCCTTGCGCCATTCTTAACGGAAGAGGAAGTTACCGATCCTAAAGGCCAACCTGAGTTCGATCCTAAAGAGATCCATTTTATCTGGTCGGAAGAAGGAAACGGAGTCTCTTTATTTTATAAAGAAGAGCTGATTGCATATCTTCCTCCTTGGTCGGGCATTAAAGGATTCCATGGATATTCAAAATTTGCAAAAGCGGATACGATCACTGCCTATCCTTTAGGAAATACAGAGTTTGGAGTAATCCCGGATCGTATCAACCAAGACCGAAGTTTTTGGGAATACAGATCTACCAAAGGAATTTGGAAGAATATACAAGAGTCCAGACTTGCTTATCTAGAATACGTATTCGGTAAACATGATAAGTATTGGTCTGCTGACGGCGGTAAATACCCTCAGCTAGGGATCGTAAGGTTTGCTCCCAAAAACATGCCGGGAGTTTATGTATATTCTACCATTGGAATGAGTGCACAAAACCTTCCTTCAGTCGAATTATATAGAAAAGATTATGAAAACTATGCGAGAGTAGAGTTAATCTGTGCCGTAAAAGTTTCAGACGAGGATAGGTCCGAAAGCTGGGTGCCTCATCAGATCGGTGAGATCATTCGTTATCCTTGGGTTATGAGCAAATGGTTTGGCCATGGACATTCGATCGCGATGAGTAGAAGAGATCCGGAAGCTTTGTACTTAAGTTTTAGTTCTCTTGTAATAAGAGAGATCGGAAAGGAAGAAGGATTCCCTGAATTGACGGATCTTAAGTCCGAAAGAGGAAATCCGATCAAATTTCTGGCTTTAATTCCTGTTTCCGAGGAGGAAAGGGTCTTTATAGAAGAAAAGGGCGCAGAAGAGTTCTTTTCCTTATTGGATTCTACTCAATCCAAGTGGATTCATAATCCCGAAAGACAATCCACGATCTGA
- a CDS encoding MaoC family dehydratase: MYERGKTYDEIQIGDKASFTKTITETDIYIFAGISGDFNPLHVDEEYAKTTAFGTRIAHGGLAASLLAPVLGMKLPGLGTVALETLTKFRKPVYPGDTITCTVTVKEKIPRLKAVAMNIEWTNQKKETIGKGECKVLPPSAQA, from the coding sequence ATGTACGAAAGAGGAAAGACTTACGACGAAATACAAATAGGGGATAAGGCGAGTTTCACTAAAACGATCACTGAAACGGATATCTATATATTCGCAGGGATCAGCGGGGATTTTAATCCTTTGCATGTGGACGAAGAATATGCAAAGACCACAGCGTTCGGTACTAGGATCGCACATGGTGGACTTGCCGCTTCTCTATTAGCTCCTGTGCTCGGGATGAAACTTCCCGGATTAGGGACAGTCGCCTTAGAAACGTTAACAAAGTTCCGCAAACCTGTGTATCCTGGAGATACGATTACTTGCACTGTCACAGTGAAAGAAAAGATCCCAAGACTGAAAGCCGTTGCCATGAACATTGAGTGGACCAATCAAAAAAAAGAAACGATCGGCAAGGGAGAATGTAAAGTTCTACCTCCTTCTGCCCAAGCTTAG
- a CDS encoding AMP-dependent synthetase/ligase: protein METDQKYFYDMLERTASKFPNKESFSRRTKDGIKGRTFSEIKSLTDSLIAGLIEEGVQKDDRVLYLCDSSQNWIIGDIAIISAGAVSVPRGTDVVDEDILYIVNHSESKYAIVQKEKDKQRLLNLGPKLPSLKKVFVIEDDIGDLKSGTDTIQGLIEKGKINFSKDPDIVRKRLREKSPNELATLIYTSGTTGAPKGVMLNQTGWISAVEKVIGFVQLTSADSGVSLLPPWHAFERAIEYCILELGAGFLISNINNLKEDLKEFQPTLFPSVPRIWESLYNGIMNKVSKESGLKKVVFKFCLKIGNLWAVQKGVLFGYDFRIDKPNFIVWIFSKISSLTLLILLSPLKLFALLVFKPIHNALGGKLRVSVSAGSALPSVVDKFLSSIGLIVLEGYGMTETSAVLSIRKPKQPSPGTVGTPIQGYECILKDEHGNLVPQGGKGSLWVKSKQVLMGYYKRPELNDVVFDKNGFFDTGDIMRFNYRGELVFAGRAKDTIVLAGGENVEPVPIEDQLLNSPYVNQVMVTGHEAKHLVVLIVPDFERLKAEFPDLPEDANVWNSHPKIREIFKKEVSDRISRRTGFKSFELIPQNAFYVIPRPFDPDKEMTRTLKIKRNEILESFKKEVSDLTKN from the coding sequence TTGGAAACTGATCAAAAGTATTTTTACGATATGCTGGAAAGGACGGCATCTAAATTTCCGAATAAGGAAAGTTTTTCCCGCAGAACCAAGGATGGAATTAAAGGAAGGACATTTTCAGAGATCAAGTCCTTAACGGATTCTTTAATTGCGGGGCTGATCGAAGAAGGAGTTCAAAAAGACGATAGGGTCTTATATCTTTGTGATTCCAGTCAGAACTGGATCATAGGTGATATCGCGATCATCTCTGCGGGAGCCGTTTCCGTTCCGAGAGGAACGGACGTAGTAGATGAAGATATATTATATATAGTTAATCATTCGGAAAGCAAGTATGCAATCGTTCAAAAAGAAAAAGACAAACAAAGATTGCTCAACCTCGGCCCCAAACTTCCGAGTCTAAAAAAAGTTTTTGTGATCGAAGATGATATCGGTGATCTGAAATCCGGAACTGATACGATCCAAGGTTTGATTGAAAAAGGAAAAATCAACTTTTCTAAAGATCCCGATATTGTTCGCAAAAGACTCCGAGAAAAATCTCCGAACGAACTTGCTACTTTAATTTACACATCCGGAACTACCGGCGCTCCTAAAGGAGTGATGCTCAATCAAACCGGCTGGATCTCCGCCGTGGAAAAAGTGATCGGATTCGTTCAATTGACTTCCGCGGATTCGGGTGTAAGTCTTCTTCCTCCGTGGCATGCGTTTGAAAGAGCGATCGAATATTGTATCTTGGAATTAGGTGCAGGATTTCTGATTTCCAATATCAACAATTTGAAAGAGGATCTGAAGGAATTCCAACCTACATTGTTCCCTTCCGTTCCAAGGATCTGGGAATCCTTGTATAATGGAATTATGAATAAGGTCTCCAAGGAATCCGGCTTAAAAAAAGTGGTATTCAAATTCTGTCTAAAGATCGGAAATCTTTGGGCTGTTCAAAAGGGCGTTCTATTCGGATATGATTTTAGAATAGATAAGCCGAACTTTATCGTTTGGATCTTCTCCAAAATTTCCTCTTTGACCCTTCTCATTTTATTATCACCCCTCAAGTTATTTGCACTTCTGGTCTTCAAACCGATTCATAATGCTCTTGGTGGAAAATTGCGAGTCTCCGTTTCTGCGGGAAGTGCCCTTCCTTCCGTAGTGGATAAATTTTTATCTTCTATCGGATTAATCGTATTGGAAGGATACGGAATGACGGAAACTTCTGCAGTGCTTTCCATTCGAAAACCGAAACAACCGTCTCCTGGAACCGTGGGAACTCCGATACAGGGATATGAATGTATTCTGAAAGACGAGCATGGCAATCTTGTTCCCCAAGGCGGAAAAGGAAGTCTTTGGGTAAAATCCAAACAAGTTCTCATGGGATATTATAAACGTCCTGAATTGAACGATGTGGTCTTTGATAAGAACGGATTCTTTGATACGGGAGATATCATGCGCTTCAATTATAGGGGCGAATTGGTGTTTGCAGGAAGAGCTAAGGATACTATTGTGCTTGCCGGCGGAGAGAATGTGGAGCCGGTTCCGATCGAGGACCAACTTTTAAATTCTCCTTATGTGAACCAAGTGATGGTAACGGGTCATGAGGCAAAACATCTGGTGGTCTTGATCGTTCCTGATTTCGAAAGATTAAAGGCTGAGTTTCCCGATCTACCGGAGGATGCGAATGTTTGGAATTCTCATCCTAAAATTAGAGAGATCTTTAAGAAGGAAGTTTCGGATAGAATATCCCGTAGAACAGGATTCAAATCTTTCGAGCTGATCCCTCAAAATGCATTCTATGTCATTCCAAGGCCTTTCGATCCGGATAAGGAAATGACTAGAACCTTAAAAATCAAAAGAAACGAAATATTAGAAAGTTTTAAAAAAGAAGTTTCCGATCTAACAAAAAATTAG
- the argJ gene encoding bifunctional glutamate N-acetyltransferase/amino-acid acetyltransferase ArgJ, with amino-acid sequence MDYPKGFFSFGTNIGIKDKTKDFGVIYSETPCKAAAVFTKNNFPGAPVIVGREHIRDGILQAVVINSKNSNVATGEKGISNSRQICSEIAKSLGIAETSVLPSSTGVIGVPLPMQVILPACVQAKSNLKPGNLEEVAEAIMTTDTRRKISVRKIKSSNGEAVIFGMAKGAGMIEPNMATMLSYILTDAQIEGDVYPILKDCVDLSFNCITIDSDTSTSDTVALLSNGLAGQVDAKEFRSALLEICTDLAKEVARDGEGATKLIEVRIKKSKDESQARKIGKSILNSPLIKTAIYGGDPNWGRMVMAVGKVFDEPIPFDSLEIYFGGLPVKGADSETLKKLSDYLKKNSEIFVDVILNTGNKEMVFWGCDLTEGYVKENAYYTT; translated from the coding sequence ATGGATTATCCCAAGGGTTTTTTTTCATTCGGTACAAATATAGGTATTAAGGACAAGACGAAAGATTTCGGAGTGATCTATTCCGAAACACCCTGCAAGGCAGCTGCGGTATTTACTAAAAATAATTTTCCGGGCGCTCCAGTCATCGTAGGTAGAGAGCATATCCGAGACGGAATTCTACAAGCTGTAGTCATCAATTCTAAAAACTCGAATGTTGCAACCGGAGAAAAAGGGATCTCCAACTCCAGACAGATCTGTTCCGAGATCGCAAAGTCTCTCGGTATCGCCGAAACTTCCGTACTACCTTCTTCCACAGGAGTGATTGGAGTTCCGCTTCCAATGCAGGTTATTCTTCCGGCATGTGTCCAAGCAAAATCGAATTTAAAACCGGGTAATCTGGAAGAAGTAGCTGAAGCCATCATGACCACTGATACTCGCAGAAAAATTTCCGTAAGAAAGATCAAATCTTCTAACGGAGAAGCAGTGATTTTCGGTATGGCAAAAGGGGCGGGAATGATTGAGCCGAATATGGCGACTATGCTTTCTTATATTCTCACAGACGCGCAGATCGAAGGTGATGTTTATCCGATCCTGAAAGATTGTGTGGATCTAAGTTTTAACTGTATCACGATCGATTCCGATACTTCTACATCCGATACTGTCGCTTTACTTAGCAATGGTCTTGCAGGCCAAGTGGACGCTAAAGAATTCAGATCAGCGCTTTTGGAAATATGTACCGACCTTGCCAAAGAAGTGGCAAGAGATGGAGAAGGTGCTACCAAATTGATAGAAGTCCGTATCAAAAAATCCAAAGATGAGTCCCAAGCCAGAAAGATCGGAAAATCCATCCTGAATTCTCCCTTGATCAAGACCGCAATTTACGGTGGAGATCCGAATTGGGGAAGAATGGTTATGGCGGTCGGAAAAGTTTTTGACGAACCTATCCCTTTCGACTCTTTGGAAATTTATTTCGGAGGACTTCCGGTCAAGGGTGCAGACTCGGAAACTCTCAAAAAATTATCGGACTATCTAAAAAAGAATTCCGAGATCTTTGTCGATGTGATATTGAATACCGGAAACAAAGAGATGGTGTTCTGGGGATGCGACCTGACCGAGGGTTACGTGAAGGAAAACGCATACTACACAACCTAA
- a CDS encoding acyl-CoA dehydrogenase family protein, translating into MFLNPYLTSSDLEFYETVKDFAKERVLPSVEDRDEHGVWGNDIWKEMGSMGLLGIPVPEEFGGQGGTCLQCCIAQEAFNAGSLDGGFGLSWGAHMIIGTLPILFQGTDAQKKKYLPKLASGEWIAGLALTEPDSGSDAAAMNTFATKVDGGFILNGSKLYITNGPNGQVFIVMARTTKSRGPMGVSAFIVESNMKGFHVSKVLKKLGHNTSMTAELSFQDMFVPDENLLGPLNSGFVRIGKGTLEWERTVLVAAVPGGMEFGLELCLDYAWKRHQFGKPILSFFGVQEKIARNWVYLCASRRLIYFVANKKDQDPTASLPFESSALKVFVTETAEELASDAVQIHGGMGYMRECHVSRQYRDVRLGTIGGGTTEVQKSIISSTYKGFDKLMEVLQQSQPEEIRAKAEKILTNTPEEKILTAAKELLKAAGEHSDRKKKQALEFGFADLAVFVTTVQLGFWDTANSTSEYKSEDRLRDLKILTFYAGCRFFKSVHFLKELDAEKTKNLMRLFSELPSVEKEVADCVEFLKNGVLGAQLA; encoded by the coding sequence ATGTTTTTAAATCCGTACTTAACATCATCAGATCTGGAATTTTACGAAACCGTAAAGGATTTTGCGAAAGAAAGAGTATTACCGTCTGTAGAAGATCGGGACGAACACGGCGTATGGGGCAACGATATCTGGAAGGAAATGGGAAGTATGGGCCTATTAGGCATTCCTGTTCCGGAAGAATTCGGAGGCCAAGGCGGCACATGTCTGCAATGTTGTATCGCTCAAGAAGCGTTTAACGCAGGTTCTCTGGATGGAGGGTTCGGGCTTTCTTGGGGAGCCCATATGATCATCGGGACTCTTCCGATCCTTTTCCAAGGAACGGACGCTCAAAAGAAAAAATACCTTCCTAAACTCGCATCCGGAGAATGGATAGCTGGTCTTGCGTTGACTGAGCCTGATTCAGGTTCAGATGCAGCTGCAATGAATACATTCGCGACCAAGGTGGATGGAGGTTTTATTCTAAACGGAAGCAAGTTATACATAACCAACGGCCCGAACGGACAAGTATTCATCGTAATGGCGAGAACAACTAAGTCTAGAGGACCAATGGGAGTTTCCGCATTCATCGTAGAATCCAATATGAAAGGATTTCATGTAAGTAAGGTTCTCAAGAAGTTAGGGCATAACACTTCTATGACCGCAGAACTTTCCTTCCAAGATATGTTCGTTCCGGATGAAAATCTTTTAGGGCCTCTAAATTCCGGCTTTGTTCGTATCGGAAAGGGGACATTGGAATGGGAAAGAACAGTGCTAGTTGCTGCCGTTCCCGGTGGAATGGAATTCGGATTGGAACTTTGTTTGGATTATGCCTGGAAGCGTCACCAATTCGGAAAACCGATCTTATCCTTTTTCGGAGTACAGGAAAAGATCGCACGTAACTGGGTGTATCTTTGCGCTTCCAGAAGATTGATCTATTTTGTAGCGAATAAGAAGGATCAAGATCCGACTGCGAGCCTTCCATTCGAAAGTTCCGCATTAAAAGTTTTTGTAACGGAAACTGCGGAAGAGTTAGCAAGCGATGCGGTTCAGATCCACGGTGGAATGGGTTATATGAGAGAATGTCATGTAAGCCGCCAGTACAGGGACGTAAGACTCGGCACAATCGGTGGAGGAACTACCGAAGTCCAAAAAAGTATTATATCTTCTACCTACAAAGGTTTCGACAAGTTGATGGAAGTCCTACAACAATCCCAACCGGAAGAGATAAGAGCTAAGGCAGAGAAGATCCTAACAAACACTCCGGAAGAAAAAATACTCACTGCGGCAAAAGAATTATTAAAAGCAGCTGGAGAACATTCCGACAGAAAGAAAAAACAAGCTTTGGAATTCGGATTTGCCGATCTCGCGGTTTTCGTTACCACAGTTCAGTTGGGATTCTGGGACACTGCAAATTCCACTTCCGAATACAAATCGGAAGATAGGCTCAGAGATCTAAAAATACTTACCTTCTACGCTGGATGCAGATTTTTCAAAAGTGTACATTTCCTAAAAGAACTGGATGCAGAAAAAACTAAAAACTTGATGAGACTTTTCTCCGAACTTCCTTCCGTGGAAAAAGAAGTGGCTGATTGTGTGGAGTTCCTGAAAAACGGGGTCTTAGGCGCACAACTCGCTTAA
- a CDS encoding thiolase C-terminal domain-containing protein, which translates to MNFPVLLGVADSTTKDFSEEEYKSWSGSQKVFQHYKKSIATLLDFLGMKNETLASEITDFVSIEAASLGKQGYGHTVRIANELGYTGMKAHVIDLGGASVTGAIGQARTVLVDNPDAVVLVAAADIPKSAFRQVSDLKMVNETVCHPEFELDNGATLIAMYGLLMKRMMFEEGISLDDLKEITQKFRSNAIGNPRAFYYGQEITEKQMSRPISDPYPTPMIAIVTDHGFATILVSEKKAKEWKSKGWIRKNLKPLHLVGASHTAHSEYFILKGGFDSPARNSAEKLFAQSGYQREEVDYAWIYDCFPGQVIQQSAQYFKLGKKEVVNSLKTSSLKLSNGKQIPINQMGGILNYQAAMSISAATGLVDIAVQYGLYAQVADSGKIPAHSPKLALLGGNGGIDSINSIALFSSERPSRDRKSRTPELSPLTLNKPGADIGEEGVVWSSTTVNMNPGFSWKPPYSLALIKLAENRFVLANIHEKDGTIRKSGDELQYDRTRVKIEKEGRRWKAVLL; encoded by the coding sequence ATGAATTTTCCCGTTCTATTAGGAGTTGCCGACAGTACGACCAAGGATTTTTCGGAAGAAGAATATAAATCGTGGAGCGGGTCTCAAAAAGTTTTTCAACATTATAAAAAATCCATAGCTACACTTTTGGATTTTCTTGGTATGAAGAATGAGACATTGGCCTCTGAGATCACCGACTTTGTAAGTATAGAAGCAGCTTCTTTGGGAAAACAAGGTTACGGACACACCGTACGTATAGCGAATGAGCTCGGCTATACAGGGATGAAAGCCCATGTGATCGACTTGGGAGGAGCAAGCGTTACCGGAGCAATCGGACAAGCAAGAACCGTCTTAGTCGATAATCCCGATGCGGTCGTTTTAGTCGCTGCAGCAGATATTCCTAAATCAGCATTCCGTCAAGTTTCCGATTTAAAGATGGTAAACGAAACAGTATGTCATCCTGAGTTCGAATTAGATAACGGTGCCACTCTCATCGCAATGTACGGACTCTTGATGAAAAGGATGATGTTTGAAGAAGGGATCAGCCTGGACGATCTGAAAGAGATTACTCAAAAATTCAGATCGAATGCGATCGGAAACCCAAGAGCATTCTATTATGGACAAGAGATAACCGAAAAACAAATGTCTCGTCCGATTTCCGACCCATATCCGACTCCGATGATCGCCATCGTGACGGATCATGGCTTTGCTACTATTTTGGTTTCCGAAAAAAAAGCGAAGGAATGGAAATCCAAGGGTTGGATCCGAAAAAATCTGAAACCTTTGCATCTTGTAGGAGCTTCTCATACTGCTCATAGCGAATATTTTATTCTAAAAGGAGGATTCGATTCTCCTGCTAGAAATTCCGCGGAAAAACTTTTTGCTCAATCAGGTTACCAAAGAGAAGAAGTGGATTATGCTTGGATCTACGATTGTTTTCCCGGACAGGTAATCCAACAGTCCGCTCAATATTTTAAATTGGGCAAAAAGGAAGTAGTCAATTCTCTCAAGACTTCTTCATTAAAACTTTCTAATGGAAAGCAGATCCCCATTAATCAGATGGGCGGGATATTGAATTACCAAGCTGCAATGTCCATCTCTGCTGCTACAGGTCTTGTGGATATAGCGGTTCAGTATGGATTGTACGCCCAGGTGGCTGATTCAGGGAAGATCCCGGCTCATTCTCCGAAGTTGGCTCTCTTGGGAGGGAATGGGGGAATCGATAGTATCAATTCGATCGCCTTATTCTCTTCGGAACGTCCTTCGAGAGATAGAAAATCGAGAACCCCGGAACTTTCTCCTCTTACTTTAAACAAACCGGGAGCGGATATCGGAGAAGAAGGTGTCGTCTGGTCTTCTACAACTGTTAACATGAATCCGGGATTTTCTTGGAAGCCTCCTTATTCTTTAGCTCTGATCAAGCTGGCAGAAAATCGTTTCGTTCTGGCAAATATCCACGAGAAAGATGGGACGATCCGCAAGTCCGGGGACGAATTGCAATACGACAGAACTCGGGTAAAAATAGAAAAAGAAGGAAGAAGATGGAAGGCGGTACTTTTATAA